One Bdellovibrio bacteriovorus str. Tiberius DNA segment encodes these proteins:
- the secD gene encoding protein translocase subunit SecD, giving the protein MEGLRWRTFVAVLGVAASLVWVLPNLVNLSEVSWWPSKQKLNYGLDIQGGLHLVMGVDVDGVVKESTTRMIMTMKSEMTKENVAYADVKSEKPESGEIQVVVADAAGKAGVEKFITDKYSTVLQVVGSTDTSVTARYFDAYLNEYKNRVIQQSIETIRNRIDEFGVAEPSISQQGANRILIQLPGMADAEKAKQLINTTAKLDFMIVSHELNAQQLQVMIAEVEKAGNFNMENTKYSDYVTRVNEALKGKLPEKTAVYFEKAPNAATIDAGAIPYLLRTDTDLGGGALDDAFVGYDQYGSPQVSLQFNSAGAQKFADLTGNSVGKQMAIVLDKVVKSAPSIRDRIAGGSAVITLGGGRDRNGMMDEAKMISTSLRAGALPASLEQLEERRVGPTLGADAIGKAKMGSYVGAAIIVIFMLVYYKSMGAVASFALGLNILGIFALLTTFGATLTLPGIAGIALTVGFAVDANVLINERIREELRMGHGIKVAVAEGYNRAMSAIIDANVTTAATAVVLLYFGTGPVRGFAVTLLIGIVTSMFANVFVSKVIVDTLVNKFNFKKLSV; this is encoded by the coding sequence TATTGGGCGTAGCCGCATCTTTGGTGTGGGTATTGCCTAACTTGGTTAACTTGTCGGAAGTGTCCTGGTGGCCTTCCAAGCAGAAACTGAACTATGGTTTGGACATCCAGGGTGGTTTGCACCTTGTTATGGGCGTGGATGTTGATGGTGTGGTTAAAGAATCCACCACTCGCATGATCATGACCATGAAGTCCGAAATGACCAAAGAAAACGTCGCTTATGCTGACGTTAAATCTGAAAAGCCGGAATCCGGTGAAATTCAGGTTGTCGTGGCTGATGCCGCTGGCAAGGCCGGTGTGGAAAAGTTCATTACTGATAAGTATTCCACCGTTTTGCAGGTCGTTGGTTCCACTGACACTTCTGTGACGGCTCGTTATTTCGATGCTTACCTGAATGAGTATAAAAACCGCGTTATTCAGCAGTCCATCGAAACCATCCGTAACCGTATCGATGAGTTCGGTGTGGCAGAGCCTTCCATTTCCCAGCAGGGTGCCAACCGTATCCTGATCCAGTTGCCAGGTATGGCTGACGCTGAAAAAGCGAAACAGCTGATCAACACAACTGCGAAACTGGATTTCATGATCGTGTCCCATGAACTGAACGCCCAACAGCTTCAGGTGATGATTGCCGAAGTTGAAAAAGCCGGCAACTTCAACATGGAAAATACCAAGTACTCTGACTATGTGACTCGTGTGAATGAGGCTTTGAAAGGCAAACTTCCGGAAAAAACGGCTGTTTACTTCGAAAAAGCTCCTAACGCTGCGACAATCGATGCCGGAGCAATCCCTTACCTGCTAAGAACTGATACAGATCTGGGCGGTGGTGCACTGGATGACGCTTTTGTGGGTTACGACCAGTATGGTTCTCCACAGGTGTCTTTGCAGTTCAACTCTGCAGGGGCGCAAAAGTTTGCGGACCTGACTGGCAACAGCGTGGGCAAACAAATGGCCATCGTTCTTGATAAAGTTGTTAAATCCGCTCCAAGCATCCGTGACCGTATTGCGGGTGGTTCTGCTGTCATCACTTTGGGTGGCGGTCGTGACCGTAATGGCATGATGGATGAGGCGAAAATGATCTCCACTTCTTTGCGCGCGGGTGCTTTGCCTGCTTCTTTGGAGCAGTTGGAAGAACGTCGTGTGGGTCCTACTTTGGGTGCTGATGCTATCGGTAAAGCCAAAATGGGTTCTTACGTTGGCGCTGCGATCATCGTGATCTTCATGCTGGTTTATTACAAATCCATGGGTGCGGTGGCGTCCTTTGCTTTGGGTCTGAATATCCTGGGCATCTTTGCTTTGCTAACCACTTTCGGTGCAACTCTGACTTTGCCGGGTATCGCGGGTATCGCTTTGACCGTGGGCTTTGCGGTTGATGCCAACGTTCTGATCAATGAGCGGATCCGGGAGGAACTGCGAATGGGTCATGGAATCAAGGTGGCTGTGGCTGAAGGTTACAACCGTGCGATGTCTGCGATCATCGATGCCAACGTGACGACGGCTGCGACAGCAGTGGTTCTGTTGTACTTCGGTACAGGTCCGGTGCGTGGTTTCGCGGTGACTTTGTTGATCGGTATCGTGACTTCCATGTTCGCAAACGTGTTCGTGTCCAAAGTTATCGTTGATACTTTGGTGAATAAATTCAACTTCAAGAAGTTGTCGGTTTAG